The genomic stretch TTTCTGCTTTCATGGCTTTAACTTAAAATTAAAGAAAGACTGGCAGTATTGTGGTTCACATCTATAAGTCtatatttaaaagaaatgtaGGCTATAGCCTATatacgccacacacacacacacacacatacctaatatatagaattaaatagaaaataaaatggaatggCAGCATATGTTGGCATACGGTGTTAAATTTAGTCctgtttcttatttattttatacacattcTATATATATGAAGTATCTTTGTAAAGGTTAGTGCAATTTGGGAGCGTAAACACCCTAACGATGCAGTTTATGTCCCTCCTCCTCTACAACGTTATTGGCTGAGAACAGTTTTGACGACATATATGAACCCAAGCAGCTCTAAAGATGTAGCTGACATGGAGATCAAACGGCGGAATTCGCCTGATTCTACAGAGTGAGGCTACGAATTGCTTGCACAACATCGACCGGGACTGGAACTTTTTCCATCCAACGCTCCACTTTATTGATTCCATCGCGGGTTTGAAATGCAGTAAAGGGTCTGAACTCAGCTAAAACGTTAACGACGATTTGTAATGGAACTTTCTCATGATGGATATTTGCAATGGAGAATgtaagagtaagtaaatgattttagtaatagatagCCTGCAGTTACAGCTGAAGCCTATTTTGTTCATCCGTTAATGATCTGCTATAATTTCAGTAGTAGCTTTGTTATGGACAAATAAGcgggaagcatttttttttttttctatttgaaaAAGTACCAAGTGAGTACTTTGTATGGGGAGCCAACCAGTGCCTAAATCGTCAAGTGAAATTACGCACAGTCTAAAAGCAAAAGGATACTCCGTCTGTGGTTCGCCGTAGGGTAGATCAGTCTGTCGCCATGAGTTTAGTTGGAGGTTTTCCCCACCACCCGGTGATGCATCATGACGGTTATTCCTTCGCTGCTGCAGCAGCTGCCAGTCGCTGTCACGAAGAAAGTCCCTATTTCCATGGGTGGCTTATTAGCCATCCGGAGATGTCTCCTCCAGACTACTCAATGGCACCCTCGTACAGTCCCGATTACTCAACCGGAGCACCCGGGCTCGACCACTCGCACTACGGAGGAGTTCCGGGGGCTGGCGCCGTTGGAATGGGACCTCGCCCGGTGAAACGTAGACCCACGGCAAACCGAAAGGAGAGGCGCAGGACTCAGAGCATCAACAGCGCCTTCGCAGAACTAAGGGAATGCATTCCCAACGTGCCCGCGGATACGAAGCTGTCCAAAATCAAAACACTTCGCTTGGCCACAAGTTACATTGCTTATCTTATGGACGTTCTGGACAAAGACGACCAGAACGGGGAAGCAGAGGCCTTCAAAGCGGAATTCAAAAAGACAGACTCCAAAGAAGACCGGCGAAAGAAGGACATGGTAAGAATTATTTACTTTGATGTATTTCTTAATAAACTTCATGGTCTTCATTATAATTTAtagtttataataatatattgcaGCCATTTATTAGACATAAATGTTGGTTAAAAGACAACAGCATGCGAAAAGCATTGCCATGTTAGACATACATATAATGCAAACTTGCCCTTCAGAGATAATAAGTAGTATTATGTAGGCTACTTACAGTatcattttgtaaacattttttgttGCATGAAGAACTGTTACTAGCTTTACTTTTTACTTGATAAAAATTGGTAGCCAGTGTGCTATTGGTATAATAATAACCATTTTTTACGAATAACCcttctttttgtccttttttggtttgtttgtttgtttgtttgtttgtttgtttgttttttgttttgttttttacagaatgACGTATTGAAAAGTTCAGGGAGCAGCAATGACAAGAAAACCAAAGGGAGAACTGGTTGGCCGCAGCATGTCTGGGCACTGGAACTGAAACAATGAGACTAAAGCAAAAGACATGAAATGAGGGCCTCTGAAGTCATTTTCAGTTGTTCTCTCACTTTATTTAATGGAATATTTATGTGCAATTTCCTGCTACGGACAGTGGATTTTTGAGGAAAAATCATTCCATTTTTGAAGGAGGATACTCTCTTGGTAAGAGACTGTGTGTTGCTGTCTGACATTGTTTGTGAATCAAAATGAGATCTGCCACTAAGGAGTACGTGAagttctgtctctttctgtctttctatcaCTTTCATTATCTCTCTGTGTTTCTATCCttctttaattataaagaagattagtcgatgttatgatatagtaaatgttttattgaaaatgtcatGAAGTGTtataatgtcattttgtggtCGTATAGAATGCTGGTGTCTGAAACAACTGTTGAGTCCACTTAGTGCACTTCCGTCCAGAGACACAAACCTTAAATAATATTGAAGATGTAAGCAATGTAATAAATTCAATAAACCACTGTGTTTTAAACGATCTTAGACCTGTTATTGCATTgatgtaattatattatttaacttaaaagtgcattggtaaattacacactttttcaATTATTCACAGAGGATAAGTGATGTTAATAAGCAGAACTTAGTCTCTAGTACTATAGAAATAAATGATACCTACGTTTCTGGGCCCAGAGAGACTGTTGAAGATATTTTCAAATATACTTACTTTGACGTGACAGTCAAATCAAATAGCACTCAGGAAATACGTAGCCAGAAGCTACTCGTGCAGAGACAGATTGGTTTCCACAGGCAGCCCAAACTGTGTGTAGCTCCAAAGGCAAATGTATGAAGAAACTGCAATGTGTTGTACACAGTTAGTGTATTTATGCATGCAACACTATGATACTCCAAAAAGCACGTgttaaaattaattacaaataagCTATTCATGCTAGCAGTAGGAATTTGCATAGCGTAGCATAGCAGGTAAATAGACCACCTCTTTATTGGGAGGCCTGCCAGTCAAGGTGGATAGTTCAGGCAACAACATTGACTGTTATTTCTTTGAACAATAATAATAGCAAGTTTTCAGACATAGTTTTCAATGTCAGTGCAAATTAACAGATCTGcacataaatgaatgaattacattAAATGAATACTTTTGGTAGGCTACATACTGTATAACAGGTGAGATGTTTTTTGGTcccaaaaaaagataaataaaaacacGCTGATTTGGTTAAATGACAATAAGGGTGTTATATTCAGGGTGAATGTAATTATACAAAAGTATTTCACATGGGTGTATTGCTGATTAAGGGAAATACCTGAATCACATAAAATAATAGGATATTAATTAGGCTACACTGacagcattttttaaataaatccagTAGGCTAACACTGAAATTTCAACAGAATATAGGTAGTATAATAATAGTATCCTATTCAATCGCAATAAGGCGGAAAGGCGCAAAAGTGTAATTTCAACTGCTAAAATCAATGATTGAGTAGACTCACTGGAGCCTGTGAAAAATGTCTAAATGACATTTGCAGCAAAGTACGGAGGAGGGTCAGAGAAAGGTAGATTTTGTAGGAGCAACGAAGTCTAATAATCTGATGTGCAAATGACTGGTAACGTGCCGATCAAAATGTGCAGTTAAAACGACCCAGTCGTGTTGGGGTGGTTTGACCATAACAAAATGGGATAAACGTTGTTACTTAGTTATACGCGCAGTCAAAATGGTTTATTATATAGGAAATATGGgtcaaattaatatatatatttttaaagacccGTCTTTCTCTTTTCTTCCCACATGTTTCTTCTTTACTGTTATTATTcagagtttcttttttt from Myxocyprinus asiaticus isolate MX2 ecotype Aquarium Trade chromosome 7, UBuf_Myxa_2, whole genome shotgun sequence encodes the following:
- the hand2 gene encoding heart- and neural crest derivatives-expressed protein 2 — its product is MSLVGGFPHHPVMHHDGYSFAAAAAASRCHEESPYFHGWLISHPEMSPPDYSMAPSYSPDYSTGAPGLDHSHYGGVPGAGAVGMGPRPVKRRPTANRKERRRTQSINSAFAELRECIPNVPADTKLSKIKTLRLATSYIAYLMDVLDKDDQNGEAEAFKAEFKKTDSKEDRRKKDMNDVLKSSGSSNDKKTKGRTGWPQHVWALELKQ